In a genomic window of Telopea speciosissima isolate NSW1024214 ecotype Mountain lineage chromosome 5, Tspe_v1, whole genome shotgun sequence:
- the LOC122663072 gene encoding zinc finger BED domain-containing protein RICESLEEPER 2-like: MRCCPKHDNEDVAQMLMTTSGGKVTMRDRHIDPTIVREIVMTLIVKNELPLKFIEYDNFRKLMLYIWPEYKPISRNTQMSDIHKLWKRKNEKTKELILSSLGRVSLTTDLWTSITNDGYIVLTAHYIDRLWVLQKKMLRFTILPPPNAGAHISEAIGKMLMELGIEMKLFSFTVDNASSNDLFVKFLKSKLNAKNIFLCKDDFFHVKCCAHVLNLIIQDRINLIDSSIQKVRDSVKFVKSSQSRKIRFMDSCKQLRIASNKALNADVITQWNSTYHMLEDVIFYRATFENLVVLDLRYKLTIVEWTYSRICGSKEVVEEVVSRLKTALYRIFEAYKSMSNVEDHISNVAEEEDDYMEVITGSDKSDLNQYLEESPKANSKEFDILTYWKGCEQQFPNLARMARDILAIPIFTVASKLAFSLGVDPYADVDDLVDALSNVLTIATPTERCTTTSQVDV, from the exons ATGAGATGTTGCCCTAAGCATGACAATGAAGATGTAGCCCAGATGCTTATGACAACATCTGGAGGGAAGGTGACCATGAGGGATAGGCATATTGATCCAACAATTGTACGGGAGATAGTGATGACATTGATAGTGAAGAATGAATTACCTCTCAAATTTATAGAGTATGacaattttagaaaattaatGTTGTATATTTGGCCAGAGTACAAACCTATATCTAGGAACACTCAAATGTCAGATATTCATAAATTATGGAAAAGGAAGAACGAAAAGACCAAGGAGTTAATCCTAAGTTCTCTAGGAAGGGTTTCTTTGACTACTGATCTTTGGACTTCCATCACTAATGATGGTTACATTGTCCTCACAGCTCATTATATTGATAGATTATGGGTTTTGCAAAAGAAGATGCTCAGATTTACTATCTTGCCACCTCCGAATGCTGGTGCTCATATTAGTGAAGCAATTGGGAAGATGTTGATGGAATTGGGGATCGAAATGAAACTATTTTCTTTTACAGTAGATAATGCTAGTTCTAATGATTTGTTTGTGAAATTTTTAAAGAGTAAATTAAAtgcaaaaaatatttttttgtgcAAAGATGACTTTTTCCATGTTAAATGTTGTGCACATGTGTTGAACCTAATTATACAAGATCGAATCAACTTAATAGATAGTTCTATACAAAAGGTTCGAGATAGTGTAAAATTTGTGAAAAGTTCTCAATCAAGAAAGATAAGGTTTATGGACAGTTGCAAGCAATTGAGAATCGCATCTAACAAGGCCTTGAATGCAGATGTGATTACCCAATGGAATTCCACCTACCATATGCTTGAGGATGTAATCTTTTATCGTGCAACCTTTGAAAATTTAG TGGTTCTTGATCTCAGATACAAGTTGACTATAGTGGAATGGACATATTCTAGGATTTGTGGGAGTAAAGAGGTAGTTGAAGAGGTTGTTTCACGTCTCAAGACAGCATTGTACCGAATTTTTGAAGCATACAAGAGCATGTCAAATGTTGAAGATCATATAAGTAATGTTGCTGAAGAGGAAGATGACTATATGGAG gtaaTTACTGGTTCAGACAAGTCTGACCTGAATCAATATTTAGAGGAGTCACCAAAGGCTAATTCCAAGGAATTTGATATTTTAACATATTGGAAGGGATGTGAGCAACAATTTCCTAATCTTGCTCGGATGGCACGTGATATTCTGGCAATTCCTATCTTCACTGTTGCATCCAAGTTGGCTTTTAGCCTAGGCG TCGATCCCTATGCTGATGTCGATGATTTGGTTGATGCATTGAGCAATGTACTTACAATTGCTACTCCAACTGAACGATGTACGACTACCTCCCAGGTTGATGTGTGA